From a single Loigolactobacillus coryniformis subsp. coryniformis KCTC 3167 = DSM 20001 genomic region:
- a CDS encoding helix-turn-helix domain-containing protein: MFKTDLLDKQDRIVVMLLEALYLADGAVSKQKLSQELAVSLSSLNRYIAQLNQLLAPQINAGAVILNIQSNQLELKLVGQVTFDELYCDQAIRNAINYQILMLIYQKGKVTLPEFVFELALSEASLYRHLQQLNSLLAEFKLTIKQGQLSGTELQIRYFYYQLSRESSNSSNPLVHQALQPEN, from the coding sequence ATGTTTAAAACGGATTTACTGGATAAACAAGATCGAATCGTGGTGATGCTACTAGAAGCGCTTTACTTAGCTGATGGTGCCGTTAGCAAACAGAAATTAAGCCAAGAGTTAGCAGTTTCTTTATCATCGTTGAATCGCTATATTGCGCAATTAAACCAGTTATTAGCGCCACAAATTAACGCGGGTGCGGTTATTTTGAATATTCAATCTAATCAACTGGAGCTAAAACTAGTGGGTCAGGTCACATTTGATGAGCTATATTGTGATCAAGCGATTCGTAATGCAATCAATTATCAAATACTGATGTTGATTTATCAAAAAGGCAAAGTGACGTTACCGGAGTTTGTTTTTGAGTTGGCGCTCAGCGAGGCTTCATTGTACCGGCATTTGCAGCAATTAAATTCATTATTGGCCGAATTTAAATTAACGATCAAACAAGGACAATTAAGTGGCACCGAGTTACAGATTCGTTATTTTTATTATCAACTAAGTCGTGAAAGTTCCAATTCGAGTAATCCCTTAGTCCACCAAGCTTTACAGCCTGAAAATTAA
- a CDS encoding IS4 family transposase: MASIPQNKIEKSSFKIITQFCALAHLPALVRLLNDHRHSNVSLTAILIWLLKVIFQRRTLYRAEAPGMCTKRTVYNILNDGRINWQRLSCLLAQRVITGLAQWLDARKSGALIIDDTLISRLNAKQTELLANTFDHDRQRYLKGYRGLTLAWSNGQLVLPVTTAVLSSQKARNRVGTPAKTLDQRTLAGQRRAQAMRPMPAVALELIKQARANGLKAKYVLFDSWFTSPKMFAALNDQKLIGIGMLKRTKKIYYRYRGRQYTVKTLYQYLRQSHRQPRADYLYSCVVQAATAKLPLRLVFVAKRHCANDYLVLATTKTNLTPAAIIQLYSRRWQIENYFKAAKQYLRLDQTQIQDYDGLCAHMAVTMMTYDLLAWQQRRQPGDPTIGDIFYQLDTLLPIIDLATAIGQLLGELTNLKVTKSPAKMTAQIKTLIDQFLNGLSIQTSALITLSMSNS; this comes from the coding sequence ATGGCTAGTATACCGCAAAATAAAATTGAAAAATCAAGTTTTAAAATAATTACCCAATTTTGTGCCTTGGCGCACCTACCAGCTTTGGTCCGCTTGCTCAATGATCACCGCCATTCTAACGTTTCACTAACTGCAATCTTGATTTGGTTACTCAAGGTTATTTTCCAGCGGCGGACACTTTACCGAGCAGAAGCACCAGGCATGTGTACCAAACGCACGGTCTACAATATCTTGAATGACGGTCGGATCAATTGGCAACGGCTTAGTTGTTTATTGGCACAACGGGTGATTACTGGCCTAGCACAGTGGCTCGACGCCCGCAAAAGTGGTGCGCTGATCATTGATGACACCCTGATCTCACGACTGAATGCGAAACAAACCGAGCTTTTAGCCAACACCTTCGATCATGATCGGCAACGCTACTTAAAAGGTTACCGTGGTTTGACCTTGGCTTGGAGTAACGGCCAGCTCGTGTTGCCAGTCACGACGGCAGTTTTGTCGTCACAGAAAGCACGTAATCGGGTGGGCACACCAGCTAAAACTTTAGATCAACGCACCTTAGCCGGACAACGGCGGGCCCAAGCGATGCGGCCAATGCCAGCGGTCGCACTAGAACTGATCAAGCAAGCGCGGGCAAATGGGCTCAAAGCTAAATATGTGCTATTCGATAGTTGGTTTACCTCGCCTAAAATGTTTGCGGCGTTAAACGACCAAAAGTTGATCGGTATTGGCATGCTTAAACGGACCAAGAAGATCTATTACCGCTATCGTGGCCGCCAATACACCGTCAAAACGCTCTATCAGTACTTACGTCAGTCGCATCGTCAACCACGAGCCGACTATTTATATAGTTGCGTGGTTCAGGCCGCTACCGCAAAGTTACCGTTACGCTTAGTTTTTGTCGCTAAACGCCATTGCGCCAACGACTACCTGGTGTTAGCGACCACAAAAACCAATCTGACCCCGGCAGCGATCATTCAACTTTATAGTCGCCGTTGGCAGATTGAGAACTATTTTAAGGCCGCCAAACAATATTTACGCCTTGATCAGACTCAGATCCAGGATTATGACGGGCTTTGTGCGCATATGGCTGTGACCATGATGACCTATGATCTGTTGGCTTGGCAACAGCGGCGCCAACCAGGCGACCCAACGATTGGCGATATTTTCTATCAATTGGATACCTTACTGCCGATCATTGATCTGGCGACTGCAATCGGCCAGTTACTAGGTGAGTTGACTAACCTAAAGGTGACTAAATCACCTGCAAAAATGACTGCGCAGATCAAGACACTGATTGACCAATTTTTAAATGGCTTATCGATTCAAACTTCGGCGCTGATCACGCTGAGCATGAGCAATAGTTGA
- a CDS encoding cell surface protein has translation MGKRMWRRSLNLLAILSLFLSVAISSVHAATTAQPEITLSGVNQLQVGESKELIVSTTNLAAETQITLSLPAGLEFDEAQFKQRADVTEEQISIHREQAELVITLHTAMAMKLSLPVIAAKAGTYQLQARTTTLQSNQQTVTVTDMQSATETTTEKNDSTATVTTPEDNSSTSVAESNNTSSSSTTTASSSVTSEKEFSASTSTTPVLNSKSIIQSRASSTISLKVDQSSGTSSLLTNNYYGGDYQVSGTVWDNTAETLSFYAMMTKRDGNGATPAKEQLLGTVKVASNVQQSRQFTIPDSYLPDVNTQSAGSLYRVRIEARQTTSNFGSANFQLAYVQGNLGLTAPSMVNFGDNLSVTETEKRTFLGKIAAGDQPLAVKDTRIFPASSTINGWQLTVSLAQQMTGASTGTVLTDSLHYLNNGTDYTLSSAASPVASLQTATPGKNTVISDTWNAQNGLAFEPTPGQPKSEQYSGSVTWNLQETPANK, from the coding sequence ATGGGAAAAAGGATGTGGCGTCGCAGTTTGAACTTGTTAGCCATACTTAGCCTATTTTTAAGTGTTGCGATCAGTTCAGTACATGCGGCGACCACAGCGCAGCCAGAGATTACCCTTAGTGGGGTTAACCAACTACAAGTTGGGGAAAGCAAAGAACTAATTGTCTCTACGACAAATCTAGCGGCAGAGACGCAAATCACCTTATCATTACCAGCCGGGCTGGAATTTGATGAGGCTCAATTCAAGCAGCGAGCTGATGTCACTGAAGAACAAATCAGTATTCACCGTGAACAAGCTGAATTGGTAATCACTCTTCACACCGCAATGGCAATGAAGTTGAGCCTACCTGTGATAGCGGCGAAGGCGGGGACTTACCAATTACAAGCACGAACCACCACTTTACAATCTAACCAACAGACCGTTACCGTAACCGATATGCAAAGCGCAACGGAAACTACAACTGAAAAGAATGATTCGACTGCAACGGTAACAACACCAGAAGACAACTCAAGTACGTCCGTGGCTGAAAGTAATAATACGAGCAGTTCGAGTACCACGACGGCTAGCAGTTCAGTCACCAGCGAAAAAGAGTTTTCAGCCTCAACCTCAACTACCCCAGTTTTAAACAGTAAAAGTATCATACAATCAAGAGCGTCTTCAACAATTTCGCTAAAAGTTGATCAGTCATCTGGTACCAGCAGTTTGTTAACTAATAACTACTATGGTGGTGATTATCAGGTTAGTGGCACTGTTTGGGATAATACTGCGGAAACACTTTCGTTTTACGCAATGATGACTAAACGCGATGGTAATGGTGCTACACCTGCCAAGGAGCAATTGTTAGGTACGGTAAAAGTTGCCAGCAACGTGCAACAAAGTAGGCAATTCACGATTCCGGATAGTTATTTACCGGATGTGAATACACAATCAGCTGGCTCGCTTTATCGTGTGCGTATTGAAGCACGGCAAACGACAAGTAATTTTGGTAGTGCTAATTTTCAGTTAGCTTATGTACAGGGTAATTTAGGGCTTACTGCACCGAGTATGGTTAATTTCGGCGATAATTTAAGTGTGACTGAGACTGAGAAACGGACTTTCTTAGGTAAAATTGCCGCTGGTGATCAACCATTGGCAGTTAAAGATACGCGAATATTTCCAGCGAGTTCAACGATCAATGGCTGGCAGTTAACAGTCAGCTTGGCACAACAGATGACTGGTGCCAGTACTGGAACCGTGCTAACTGATAGCTTGCATTATTTGAATAACGGTACTGACTATACTTTATCTAGTGCCGCTAGTCCGGTAGCGAGTTTACAAACAGCGACGCCCGGTAAGAATACAGTAATCTCAGATACTTGGAACGCGCAAAATGGGTTAGCTTTTGAACCAACACCGGGACAACCAAAATCTGAGCAATATAGCGGTAGTGTCACTTGGAATTTACAAGAGACTCCAGCTAATAAGTGA
- a CDS encoding LPXTG cell wall anchor domain-containing protein, translated as MKFPKLVLSLMLLTTLLGFSTISQAATTTSHAQTGFVANNTVTAPTTTKPQVPNQIANQHVDQSNQSQQSVLPQTSERSSWDFSILGMIILVSLASFHLRTKLKTV; from the coding sequence ATGAAATTTCCAAAGTTGGTTTTAAGTCTAATGTTACTGACGACACTCCTGGGGTTCAGTACCATTAGTCAGGCAGCTACAACCACTAGTCATGCTCAAACTGGTTTTGTCGCTAATAATACTGTTACTGCACCCACCACTACGAAACCGCAGGTACCCAATCAAATCGCTAATCAGCATGTCGATCAATCTAATCAATCGCAGCAATCAGTTTTACCGCAAACTAGTGAACGATCTTCCTGGGATTTTTCTATTTTAGGGATGATCATTCTAGTAAGTTTAGCGAGTTTTCACTTACGAACTAAATTAAAAACAGTATAA
- a CDS encoding WxL domain-containing protein: MMKKSALLTVAAMSGLLLGGVTSSVSAAETSSAAETSSAAETSSATSKASATFTNATDPTTPIDPTDPTDPENPGGGPGTGNAGPLSLDYVSDLDFGTHEVPTTDQIYAAKDDTDTTGNAIPNYVQVTDQRAGTPKGWTLLVTQNAQFASASDTTLDGAQISFSGTAITANASTADGAATHDVTLTPGTSTVIMDASAGKGFGTWADKWGDTGSSTAKLAVPVATHPEAEAYTANLTWSLTDTPANT; encoded by the coding sequence ATGATGAAAAAAAGTGCTTTATTAACGGTAGCTGCAATGAGCGGCCTATTACTTGGTGGCGTAACTTCGAGTGTTAGTGCAGCAGAGACGTCTAGTGCAGCAGAGACGTCTAGTGCAGCAGAGACGTCTAGTGCGACCTCAAAAGCCTCGGCTACCTTTACCAACGCTACTGACCCAACTACGCCCATCGATCCAACTGATCCAACCGATCCAGAAAATCCTGGTGGTGGCCCTGGTACCGGTAATGCTGGACCATTATCGTTGGATTATGTTTCTGACTTAGATTTCGGGACCCACGAGGTGCCAACCACGGATCAAATTTATGCAGCCAAAGATGATACTGATACCACTGGCAACGCGATTCCTAACTATGTTCAGGTGACTGATCAGCGTGCTGGTACACCTAAAGGATGGACGTTGCTGGTGACGCAGAATGCACAGTTTGCTAGTGCTAGTGATACAACTTTAGATGGTGCACAAATATCCTTTTCAGGCACCGCAATCACCGCTAATGCTTCAACTGCAGATGGCGCAGCCACACATGATGTGACTTTAACTCCAGGGACGTCAACTGTTATCATGGACGCCAGTGCAGGTAAAGGCTTTGGCACGTGGGCAGATAAATGGGGCGATACGGGTAGTTCTACTGCAAAATTAGCTGTACCAGTGGCCACCCATCCAGAAGCTGAGGCCTATACCGCAAACTTAACTTGGTCGTTGACTGATACACCAGCTAACACCTAA
- a CDS encoding DUF916 and DUF3324 domain-containing protein, translating into MKKRNLVVTVLALGLGLLTLTRPVAANELTFGVETNLPDNQLTKNVNYFDLKLDPGQQQTISVTITNSTNKEVKLKPEVNAATTNLNGVVEYTKTKTKADASRRYSLADYVRPEQRTVTVPAQQKKQLNLKVTMPRSQMNGVIAGGLRLQDQNATKQTAESSKGTTVQNQYAYIIGIVLHQNTKTVTPQMKLGKVAASQVNYRNVINTTLRNVTATYINQLTVKAKIYRQGSQKISYRQTNKGMQMAPNSQFAFPVRLNGQPLKAGKYTLDLVATSKDHKWHFKRNFTIAGQQATKLNKRDVTIKPDYTWLYTLIGAVVLILLIGVLWFFNRRKLKAKEAENAALRAALDKKKH; encoded by the coding sequence TTGAAAAAAAGAAATTTGGTAGTGACTGTCCTCGCACTAGGTTTAGGTTTGTTGACGTTAACGCGACCGGTGGCGGCGAATGAATTAACTTTCGGAGTCGAAACTAATTTGCCCGACAATCAATTGACTAAAAACGTTAATTATTTCGATCTAAAGCTTGATCCAGGTCAGCAACAGACGATCAGTGTAACGATCACCAACAGCACAAATAAAGAAGTGAAGTTGAAGCCAGAAGTTAACGCGGCAACAACTAACTTAAATGGGGTCGTCGAGTACACTAAAACCAAAACTAAGGCAGATGCCAGCCGACGTTATTCGTTAGCCGATTATGTGCGACCTGAACAACGGACAGTGACCGTTCCGGCACAGCAAAAAAAACAATTGAATCTGAAGGTGACCATGCCTCGTAGTCAGATGAATGGCGTGATTGCTGGTGGATTACGGTTGCAAGATCAAAATGCAACCAAGCAAACTGCTGAATCGTCTAAAGGAACCACCGTCCAGAATCAATATGCGTATATCATTGGGATCGTTTTACACCAAAATACGAAAACAGTGACGCCACAAATGAAATTAGGCAAAGTGGCTGCTAGTCAAGTTAATTATCGCAATGTGATCAACACAACTTTACGCAACGTTACAGCCACTTATATCAATCAATTAACGGTCAAAGCTAAAATTTATCGTCAGGGTAGTCAGAAAATTAGCTATCGGCAAACGAATAAAGGGATGCAGATGGCGCCTAACTCGCAATTTGCTTTTCCAGTTCGTTTAAATGGTCAGCCGCTAAAGGCCGGTAAATATACACTGGATCTAGTGGCGACATCCAAGGATCATAAATGGCATTTTAAGCGTAACTTTACGATCGCTGGGCAACAAGCTACTAAGTTGAACAAGCGTGATGTCACGATCAAGCCAGATTATACTTGGTTGTATACACTGATTGGTGCAGTCGTCTTGATCTTGTTGATTGGTGTTCTCTGGTTCTTTAACCGGCGTAAACTAAAAGCTAAAGAAGCAGAAAATGCTGCGCTACGTGCAGCATTAGATAAGAAAAAACACTAA
- a CDS encoding tetratricopeptide repeat protein, with amino-acid sequence MSYAKQMLDQLRAGQLEEAKTAFNHALRHDDDETLYSLAEDLYALGFLRQARRTYLQLLKKYPDEDELRTTLADIAISDGKTDEALTYLQAVKPDSPAYAESLLVSADLYQQQGLYEVSEQKLLTARRLFPDEPIISFALAEFYFDSGEFQKAIAHYEALVAAGETEIAQVNLYQRLGVAYANSGEFEQARDYLNEIPAGEMDSNTLFQSGFIALQLKDYTRAIDSFEQVVEQDPQYSSVYPYYADALEADQQLEAALRIVQAGLAVDQYNEVLFDKGAHIALKLDDSATAEKYLQQLLTIDPENMQALIELSNLYVKLARHEENYALLEPALQQGDVDPQAYWNFARSAAELGHDETARSNYLLAYPTFKDEPNFLKEIITFFREMGLRAETLAALQRYVKLVPTDDEMVYLLDDYLADDDR; translated from the coding sequence TTGAGTTACGCAAAACAAATGTTAGATCAATTGCGCGCTGGGCAGTTGGAGGAAGCTAAGACGGCCTTTAATCATGCATTACGCCATGATGACGATGAAACGCTGTACAGTTTAGCCGAGGATCTGTACGCCTTAGGTTTTCTGCGGCAAGCACGCCGTACCTATTTACAATTATTGAAAAAGTATCCCGATGAAGATGAATTACGAACAACTTTGGCTGATATTGCTATCAGCGATGGTAAAACTGATGAAGCGCTGACTTATTTACAAGCGGTCAAACCGGATTCACCAGCTTATGCTGAGAGTCTGTTAGTAAGTGCTGATCTCTATCAGCAACAAGGACTATATGAGGTCAGCGAGCAGAAATTGCTGACGGCGCGTCGTTTATTTCCCGATGAGCCAATTATTAGTTTTGCCTTGGCTGAGTTTTATTTTGATAGTGGTGAATTTCAAAAAGCAATCGCCCATTATGAGGCGTTGGTGGCTGCTGGTGAGACAGAAATTGCTCAGGTCAATCTTTATCAGCGCTTAGGTGTTGCGTATGCGAATAGCGGTGAGTTTGAACAGGCCCGCGATTATTTAAATGAGATTCCAGCTGGGGAAATGGATAGTAACACGCTATTCCAAAGCGGCTTTATTGCCTTGCAGCTGAAGGATTACACTCGGGCAATCGACAGTTTCGAACAAGTGGTGGAGCAGGATCCGCAGTATAGTTCTGTCTATCCGTATTACGCTGACGCTCTAGAGGCTGATCAGCAGCTAGAAGCGGCTTTACGCATCGTTCAGGCGGGTTTAGCTGTTGATCAGTATAATGAGGTATTATTCGATAAAGGTGCGCACATCGCTTTAAAATTAGACGATAGCGCAACAGCAGAAAAATACTTGCAGCAGCTATTAACGATCGATCCGGAAAATATGCAAGCCTTGATCGAGTTGAGTAATTTGTACGTGAAATTAGCTCGACATGAAGAAAACTATGCCTTGTTGGAACCAGCATTACAGCAAGGGGATGTTGATCCGCAGGCCTATTGGAACTTTGCTCGGTCAGCGGCCGAACTTGGTCACGATGAGACTGCACGTTCTAATTATTTATTGGCATACCCAACGTTCAAGGATGAGCCTAACTTCCTAAAGGAAATCATCACTTTCTTCCGGGAAATGGGCTTACGTGCAGAGACTTTAGCGGCACTGCAGCGGTACGTTAAGTTAGTCCCAACTGATGATGAAATGGTTTATTTATTAGATGATTACTTAGCTGACGATGATCGCTAA
- a CDS encoding site-specific integrase — MAYPYQKNFQHYLAEKELADVTITEYARTLDDFFNYLHRFNWAFSSDPSLDNILENDVRDYLSMLLSQRELKNDTYNKILSHLNGYFKFLFTHELIAHYPTVALKGLSKETLQPTIDFAWLTQLPTLLTDQRLSYYTRALLLFSAYGFTSQEILAPGFAELAAKLPFTPVERDFMHDLHVYLQPLQTLQNSTELFLKTRLDRQHPQLTAPALHKYLKKDAPLLDFALTPRKLHQGYILHYLLQHRSTSATELQQQLRLDPASLDYYRSLLP; from the coding sequence TTGGCTTACCCTTATCAAAAAAACTTTCAACATTACCTGGCTGAAAAAGAATTAGCCGATGTTACCATTACTGAATACGCCCGTACCTTAGATGATTTCTTTAACTACCTTCATCGCTTTAACTGGGCCTTTAGTAGTGACCCTAGCTTAGACAATATTCTAGAAAACGATGTTCGTGATTATTTAAGCATGCTGCTGAGTCAACGCGAATTAAAAAACGACACGTATAATAAAATACTGTCGCATTTAAATGGCTATTTTAAATTTTTATTTACCCATGAATTAATTGCCCACTACCCAACCGTTGCTTTAAAAGGTTTGAGTAAAGAGACTTTGCAACCGACGATTGATTTTGCTTGGTTGACGCAGTTACCGACACTGCTGACCGATCAGCGCTTAAGTTACTACACGCGCGCTTTATTGTTATTCAGTGCTTACGGCTTTACTAGCCAAGAGATCTTAGCGCCTGGGTTCGCCGAATTGGCTGCTAAATTACCTTTTACTCCAGTTGAGCGCGATTTCATGCACGATTTGCACGTTTACTTACAGCCATTACAGACGCTACAAAACAGCACGGAACTCTTTTTAAAAACTCGCTTGGACCGCCAGCATCCCCAATTAACGGCTCCCGCCTTGCATAAATATTTAAAAAAAGACGCCCCATTATTAGATTTTGCCCTAACACCACGTAAATTACATCAAGGCTATATTCTGCACTATCTGCTGCAGCATCGGTCAACTAGCGCAACTGAATTACAGCAACAACTGCGCCTTGATCCGGCTTCCCTAGATTATTATCGCAGTCTATTACCATAA
- a CDS encoding YitT family protein: MTKQEIRIRDLFLITLGCALYALGLVSININNHLAEGGITGITLILRFWFQIDPAYSSLLLNIPLIIVGYKFLGRNALLLTIYGTVMLSVFLWLWQRLPVQLNLHHDLFIAGVMAGLCGGFGSGLIYRAGGTTGGSDVVARVIERQRGISMGRTLLGFDVIVLTLSLSYLDVRHMMYTLLASFIFSQVVDFTQEGAYAARGILIISDDYQAIADDIMTHLDRGTSLFHAEGGYQHADKRVIYCVVAPNEIALIKRIIAQHDEKAFISIINVHEVLGEGFTYERKRWSIF; the protein is encoded by the coding sequence ATGACGAAGCAAGAAATACGAATACGTGATTTATTCTTGATTACATTGGGCTGTGCTTTATACGCATTAGGTTTAGTAAGTATTAATATCAATAATCATTTAGCCGAAGGCGGTATCACCGGGATCACTTTGATCTTACGTTTTTGGTTTCAGATTGATCCCGCCTATTCAAGTTTATTGCTCAACATTCCGCTGATTATCGTGGGCTATAAGTTTCTGGGCCGTAATGCATTGCTGCTGACCATTTATGGCACAGTAATGTTATCCGTTTTTCTGTGGTTATGGCAACGGCTGCCAGTACAGTTAAATTTACATCATGATCTATTTATCGCCGGTGTAATGGCCGGATTATGTGGTGGGTTTGGTAGCGGCTTGATCTATCGCGCTGGTGGCACGACTGGCGGCAGTGACGTTGTTGCCCGGGTGATCGAACGACAACGCGGTATTTCTATGGGCCGCACGTTACTTGGATTTGATGTGATCGTACTCACCTTATCCTTAAGTTATCTAGATGTTCGTCACATGATGTACACGCTACTCGCGTCATTCATTTTTTCTCAAGTGGTTGATTTTACTCAGGAAGGTGCATATGCGGCACGTGGTATTTTGATCATTAGTGATGATTATCAAGCGATTGCCGACGATATTATGACACACTTAGATCGTGGAACTAGCTTGTTCCATGCTGAAGGTGGCTACCAGCACGCTGATAAACGGGTGATCTATTGTGTGGTCGCGCCTAATGAAATTGCACTGATAAAACGCATTATCGCTCAACATGATGAAAAAGCCTTTATCTCGATCATTAATGTACACGAAGTGCTTGGTGAAGGCTTTACTTATGAACGTAAACGATGGTCTATTTTTTGA
- the dapB gene encoding 4-hydroxy-tetrahydrodipicolinate reductase: protein MTKILVAGFKGRMGATATHMVLKNTDFELVGVYDPIATEKDLAEVAEFGGQHAPVFTDLEATLAAEPEVWIDFTIPKAAVANTKFALEHQISPVVGTTGFTPTDIKALQELAAKNQVGGLIAPNFSLSAVLMMQFSKQAAKYFPDVEIIEMHHDNKLDAPSGTAVKTAEMLAEVRGDKPQGNPNEKESIPGARGANYAGMRIHSVRLPGLIAHQQVQFGGVGEGLTIRQDTYDRESFMTGVALACRKVRQEKQLYDGLEYLL from the coding sequence TTGACAAAAATTCTTGTGGCGGGTTTTAAAGGTAGAATGGGCGCTACCGCAACCCATATGGTATTGAAGAACACTGATTTTGAATTAGTTGGTGTTTATGATCCAATTGCAACTGAAAAAGATTTAGCTGAGGTAGCAGAATTTGGCGGTCAACATGCACCAGTGTTTACTGACTTAGAAGCAACCCTTGCAGCAGAACCGGAAGTTTGGATCGATTTTACGATTCCTAAAGCAGCCGTTGCTAATACAAAATTTGCGTTGGAACATCAAATCTCACCAGTTGTGGGAACAACTGGGTTTACGCCAACCGATATTAAGGCGTTACAAGAATTAGCAGCTAAGAACCAAGTTGGTGGCTTGATCGCACCTAACTTCAGTCTAAGTGCTGTCTTAATGATGCAATTTTCTAAACAAGCAGCTAAGTATTTTCCTGATGTTGAGATCATTGAAATGCATCATGATAATAAATTAGACGCACCAAGTGGTACTGCCGTCAAAACAGCCGAGATGTTGGCCGAGGTTCGTGGCGATAAACCACAAGGTAACCCTAATGAGAAAGAAAGTATTCCTGGTGCTCGTGGTGCTAACTACGCGGGTATGCGGATCCATAGTGTTCGTTTACCCGGTTTAATCGCCCATCAGCAAGTTCAATTTGGTGGTGTCGGGGAAGGCTTGACCATCCGCCAGGATACGTACGATCGCGAATCATTTATGACTGGGGTCGCGTTAGCTTGCCGTAAAGTGCGCCAAGAAAAGCAACTTTATGATGGGCTTGAATATTTACTATGA
- a CDS encoding CCA tRNA nucleotidyltransferase, which produces MKLTQLPDEFVQALPVLQTITQAGFEAYFVGGSVRDALLGKKIHDVDIATSAYPAEIKQIFRRTIDTGIQHGTVTVMQQETAYEVTTFRTESGYQDFRRPDHVTFVRSLREDLKRRDFTINALALQHDGTIIDLFAGLTDLENKVIRAVGDPNERFHEDALRMMRAVRFESQLGFTIEANTEVAIRAQHQLLSKIAVERIHDEFVKLMLGQARYNGLVSFVQTELYQQCPDFTNAGPAFKALLKLPTTPLRSEAAVWLLIAQQLQLDSEQVKPFLRHWKSANDLIYAVSTSLPVLQKFLAQQPLSNWDFYQAGLTNVLTANQIAYFYGADMAETALQSKYQQLPIKQRSELAVNGGDLLQALALKPGPKLGQLLAHLERAVVAAQIPNQKAALIAAATKL; this is translated from the coding sequence ATGAAATTAACCCAATTACCAGACGAATTTGTCCAAGCGCTACCGGTATTGCAGACAATCACCCAGGCCGGTTTTGAAGCTTATTTTGTCGGTGGGAGTGTCCGTGATGCGCTTTTAGGTAAAAAGATCCATGATGTCGATATTGCAACCAGTGCTTATCCAGCAGAAATCAAGCAAATTTTTCGGCGCACGATCGATACTGGTATCCAGCATGGGACAGTGACCGTGATGCAACAAGAGACAGCTTATGAAGTTACCACGTTTCGTACTGAATCAGGTTATCAAGATTTTCGGCGGCCAGATCATGTCACTTTTGTGCGCTCACTGCGTGAAGACCTTAAGCGGCGTGATTTTACGATCAATGCACTAGCATTGCAACATGACGGCACGATCATCGATCTATTTGCTGGGTTAACGGATTTAGAAAATAAAGTGATCCGCGCAGTGGGCGATCCTAATGAGCGCTTCCATGAAGATGCTTTACGGATGATGCGTGCGGTTCGTTTTGAAAGTCAATTAGGTTTTACGATCGAAGCAAATACTGAAGTGGCGATCCGCGCCCAGCATCAATTGTTGAGTAAGATTGCGGTTGAACGAATTCATGATGAATTTGTCAAACTTATGCTGGGACAGGCGCGTTATAACGGGCTGGTCAGTTTTGTACAGACCGAGTTATATCAGCAATGTCCAGATTTTACGAATGCTGGGCCGGCGTTCAAAGCGCTACTGAAATTGCCCACAACACCGTTACGTAGTGAAGCTGCGGTCTGGTTGTTGATCGCGCAGCAGCTACAATTGGACAGTGAGCAGGTCAAACCATTTTTACGTCATTGGAAATCGGCTAATGATTTGATCTATGCAGTGAGTACCAGCTTACCTGTTTTACAAAAATTTTTAGCCCAGCAACCATTAAGTAACTGGGATTTTTATCAAGCAGGTTTAACTAATGTGCTAACGGCTAATCAGATCGCCTATTTTTATGGTGCTGACATGGCGGAAACTGCTTTACAATCTAAGTACCAGCAATTACCGATCAAACAGCGTAGCGAGCTTGCTGTCAACGGTGGCGACTTGTTACAAGCATTAGCACTAAAACCGGGACCAAAATTAGGTCAGTTGCTGGCACATTTGGAACGTGCAGTTGTGGCAGCACAGATTCCCAATCAAAAAGCAGCTTTGATCGCAGCCGCGACAAAGCTTTAA